The Bacteroidia bacterium genome contains a region encoding:
- a CDS encoding T9SS type A sorting domain-containing protein, with protein MKAKFLILFILCNYYSSAQTTSYCPPAIKYSYDAAGNRIQRNVYPSCRLEDNGESNNYPGSDSLNYANQQGFEIKLFPNPTNGQMQAEATVGFMELEGKAVYIQTMKGELLHKQEIKESSFTLDFTTYSPGYYIVRILANGYSKNWKVQRLQ; from the coding sequence ATGAAAGCAAAATTTCTTATACTGTTTATTCTTTGTAATTATTATTCATCTGCCCAAACAACCAGCTATTGCCCTCCTGCAATAAAATACTCCTATGATGCTGCTGGCAACCGCATTCAACGCAATGTATATCCTAGTTGTAGGTTGGAAGATAATGGTGAATCAAATAATTATCCAGGTTCAGATTCCCTTAATTATGCCAACCAACAGGGATTTGAAATAAAACTCTTCCCCAACCCTACAAATGGGCAAATGCAAGCTGAAGCAACAGTCGGTTTTATGGAACTAGAAGGTAAAGCCGTTTACATCCAAACCATGAAAGGCGAATTGCTTCACAAACAGGAAATTAAAGAAAGTAGTTTTACCTTGGATTTTACAACCTATTCACCTGGTTACTATATTGTTCGTATTTTGGCTAATGGTTACAGTAAAAACTGGAAAGTGCAGCGGTTGCAGTAA